GTAACAGCTCTTTATTCACTGGTATTGGCATCTCAAATAGCCTTGAGAAAAATTGTCAAAAGCAAGTGAAACGAGGCCTGCCTTCTTCACTGCACAGGTTGTGGAGTTTGGATGCTCAAGGAAACAACCTTGAGTATCTTCCTGGACCCACCAAGGTTCTGGGCTGTGGGAGGAATAAGAGGAAGTGCTGTCCCCGGGCTTTAGACTCAGGGGGCTGCGGTCCTTTGGCCAGCGCAGGCAGGCTAACCTCGCTCCTTTGGGTCTGTGTTGCAGGAATCATGTACCGCAAGTCGTGTGCGTCATCGGCAGCCTGCCTCATCGCCTCAGCTGGGTACCAGTCCTTCTGCTCCCCAGGGAAACTGAACTCTGTGTGCATCAGCTGCTGCAACACCCCTCTTTGCAACGGGCCCCGGCCCAAGAAAAGGAGCAGTTCCACCTCGGCCCTTCGGCCATGGCTTCCCAGCACCATCTTGCTCCTCAAGATAGCCCTTTTCTTGGCACACTGCTGAAGGCGGAAGGAGATGTCAGCCCCTCCTGCATTGTTCTTCCGGCctgccctcccctgctccccGAGATTCTTCTGGGTGTCCTTTTATTCTGGGTAGGGAGGGGAATCTGTTCTTTTAGTTCCTTTGGAAACAGAGAgctcagtgtaaaaaaaaaacaaaaaaaaagggaaagaaaatcctTGTGAGCTCTGAATACATAGAGCTTGAATTTTTGGTGTGtccttgaaggaaggaaggaggtgggaTGCACATTGGCCCCATCTGTAATCAGAGTTGAGGCCAGGCTGGCAGAATCGGCTCTCAGCTGACACTTCAGTGGCTGGCTGCTCTTCCCAGGCCGGTCTTCCACTCCTGTCCCTGATGGGAGCACAGTTTCTTGTATCACTGCCGCGTGAAGGTAACATGGCTTTCGTGTAAGGAGTGCTGCTTAGCAGTCCAGCCTGCCTTCCCCAGCAGTCACACTTCGTGCTCCTGAAAACCATTCCCGGTGGCAGGGTTGGCTGGTTTCGTCTCCAAGTTGGGTTCTGGTGACTCGCAACTCAGCTCCTGAGGCTTAGACTCGGGCTTGGCCTCGCTATGAAAAGTGCTTAAGAAAACCTTGTTAGCTCTTGCAGAGGAACCGCTGCGCCGGGAAGCCGGGAAGATGAGCGGGCGGCGCGCGGAGCGGGCGCTGTCCACGGTGGAGGCCACGTGGGCACGCAGCTGCTTCTCCTGGTTGGCGTGCGGCAGCGTCAGGCGGCAGCGCAGCACCTGCCCGAACACGCTTCGGAACTGCTGCGACGACACGTTGTACAGAAGCGGGTTGACGACGGAGCTCAGGTAGAAGAAGGTGTCTGAGAAGGGCAGGAGGATCATGTATGCCCGGAAGTAGGACTTGGTCCAGTCGTGCTTGGGTTTGGCCGCTGCCATGATCCTCCGAACCTGGTTGGGCATCCAGCAGACGGCCAAGGTCACAACAATCAGCCCTGAGCAggcaagagggagggagaaaagaggaaGCAAATCTTAAGGCCGATGACAAAAAATACCCATAAAATATTTAGTCCCTCAGTTCTGTGCTTACTGGCAGGGAAATGATACCAATTTTTCAAGTTGTGTttgatgggctttttttttttttttttgccactggcAAAAAAGAATTTAACACTGTTTTCAAGGCCAGGGGAGTTGATTGTGTTAAAGACCATTAAATGCTTTAGACAAGTTATTTATACCTATTGATACctgttaatttaaaaagtgttttcattGCTGTTAGTGTATCTAGAAAAATTTTATGTAGTCCATAAATCTTGTTTTGTCCTTTAAAGAATAGTGGATACAGTATAGCCATATCAGATGAAGTAATATTTGTAAAGAACCTTTGCATAGAGGTGATCCAGTGATATTTTGAAGACAAAGGGATGTGGCATTCTTTTGGTAACAGAGAATTATATTAGTGACATTAATTGTGCATTCCGTTTCAGGGGAGGCAAAACCAGGAgtcacagagagtgtgttttggACATACATTTAGTAGGCATGCACACCTGTAATTACAATGTTCATGTCTGCAATAgcacttctgtttcttttcagatGTTTTTAGCTGTGTCATATCTTCCACCCTTATTGGGGGGGGAAGTAATTAtacaaaaataatggaaaacatCTAACTTCAGGTTCATAACTCACTAGTTCACTTTTTGTTGCACTAAGCTGTACTGTCAGTGGCCCAGAAAAGATCGGGCCCTAAAAAGATGCCCCCCAAGAGGACCTAAAGTTGACTACATGGACAGACGTTTTCATGCCCATGTGTTTGCATTCTGAATTACACCATCATTGCTCTTTTTACAACCTTTGACAGAGAAAAAGATGCCGTGTGGTATTTGCTATCACACAGTGTTTATCCACAGTGACCAAAAGCATCAGGAAAACAGCAGACGAAGATCAGGCACCTGCAGAGCACATGCTCTCGTCTCTCTAGGCGCCAAGACACCAAATGTAAGTTGCTACGTAAACAGCTGATAACTTAGAGctatgttttggatttttaagAAATTCCTCCTCTcctaaagaggaagaaaaattcatTCACATTTTCATACCCTCTGATCGTCTAGGAAATTACAGAGACGTGAGTGTTGGCAATGACCCCTCCTTGCCTCTGATCAATAGTAAATAGTTCATTAATGTTCCAGGAAAAACAGCTCTCTTTACCCATCTGGGGCTGGCCCTCCCACACACTCTCAGGTGAGCATCCCTTGCCCAGTAGCAGAGGGGCCCTGGTTATATTCCCTGGCACTGAAATTCCC
This DNA window, taken from Cervus elaphus chromosome 33, mCerEla1.1, whole genome shotgun sequence, encodes the following:
- the LYPD1 gene encoding ly6/PLAUR domain-containing protein 1 isoform X1; protein product: MWVLGVAATFCGLFLLQGFALQIQCYQCEEFQLNNDCSSPEFIVNCTVNVQDMCQKEVMEQSAGIMYRKSCASSAACLIASAGYQSFCSPGKLNSVCISCCNTPLCNGPRPKKRSSSTSALRPWLPSTILLLKIALFLAHC
- the LYPD1 gene encoding ly6/PLAUR domain-containing protein 1 isoform X2, which gives rise to MRAPPAAPAAPLGGGGRLGSSRAATFCGLFLLQGFALQIQCYQCEEFQLNNDCSSPEFIVNCTVNVQDMCQKEVMEQSAGIMYRKSCASSAACLIASAGYQSFCSPGKLNSVCISCCNTPLCNGPRPKKRSSSTSALRPWLPSTILLLKIALFLAHC